The stretch of DNA TTTAGTGACTCGCCATTTTGAGCATAACCACCAATCATCGAATTCCATGATACAGTGTTCCTTTCTGGCATCTTATTAAAAAGTTCTCTTGCCATAGATAAATTACCCACTCTTGCATAAGCGCAAATCATGACATTCCATGTGACAGAATTCTTACACAGACCCAATTGGTCAAAAATCTTCTGAGCTTCCTCAAGGTTACCACACTTCGCATGCATATCAAGAAGAGCTGTCTTGACAAAATAATTTGAACGAAACTTCATTTTGCCTAACTTTTCGACAATTGACTCAGCAAGACAAGGATCACCAAGTAATGAGCAAGATGACAGGACAATCACCCAAGTTGTTTCATCTGGTTCATTACCAGAGCTAAGCATCTCATTAAACAATCTTACAGTCTCTTGTGCTGCTCCACTCCGAGTGTATCCTGATAGCATTGCATTCCATGATACCACACTTCTTTCTGGCATCTTTTCAAAATATCTCCTTGCAACCTTTAAATTCCCCATCTTTGCGTGTCCAGTTACCATGGCGGTCCAAGTAATAACATTCCTTTCCGACTCGCCCATCGTGCGAAAAAGTCTACTGGCCTCATCTCCATTCCCGCAATTCCAATATCCAGAGATCATGACGTTCCAATCTGCAACAGTTCTGTCGAGCATTTCATCGAACAGTTTCCTGGCAACCTCAATATGTCCAGACTTAGCATACGTAACCATAATTGCATTTCGGACATGATGATCGCGACAATGTCCTAGTTTGAGTAAATGAGCGTGAAGTAGCGCGCTGGCCTTTCCTGCAGATTTGAtcaaaaccagataaaacgatGCATCGGGCTTAATGTCGTAGTATCGTATGTGTTTGAAGAAAGAAGTAACTTCTGTGGTAGCAGAGATTTGGGAGTAATATCTGAGCATGCAGGTGAAGACATGAGCATTGGGATATGTTGCTAAATGAAAAATGTGGTAGGTGTAGTTTGAGGGTGCAAGGAGGCGCGTGCATTCGGTAAGGAGAAGCGCCACCCAGTGGTTGCGGTGGTGGTGGGAGTGGAGGACGAGTTGTGCATGGAGCTGTCTAAGTTGATGAAGATCGGCTACTTTGCCTGCAATGTTTTTCTTGTTCAGAGTTGACATGCCACTATGCAATTGCAGAGTGAAGTGAGATAGAGGTCACATTGAGATTAGTTTGAAACTAAAAAGTGACTCTTATCTGCCAATGATATAGTGCATGTACTTTTACAAGATTATTGAATGGATGGAGGAGGTGATATGGAGGTATTATACTAATCGTGTTTGTTGGGTATTCATTGTTCAtcctataaaaaataaaatttaatttatattttattaaattaaattaaattaaaattttattaggttaaatttaattaaaattaaaattaaattttaatttatattatattttatgtcttttataattttatttaaaaaattatatcttttttaaatatttgtagatatGGGATATTCATGGATATTCGTAGATTTTTTTGAAACCTCATGAGTAGTTTTTTAAACTGGTATCCAACGAGTAAATAGatatgtatgaatgaattttatattttttttgcaaGTCAGGTAACGGGTAGGCGTTATTCGTGACCGTCTCAACCTGTTGTCCTTTTCTAGACGGAGATCACatactttttctcttttaaatgttataatttgtAAATTTGAGGATAGAATTGGAATTTGCtcctattttaaatttaaaattttgatacattttcatctttaaacttaaaaataaataaatataaactcttTTAATTCAAGGATATTGATTTGTTCacatgttaatttttgttttagattTGATATTTGAGTTAGGACGTATCAAATCCATCAGCTTAAATGTTGTTTGATacgtcaaaaaaatttaacgcaaataaattataaggactatatctattttttttaagtttgagaaTCAAATTATATCTAAGTATAGATAAAGACAAATTAGTtgcatcaaaatttaaaaactaaaaacatttttttaatagagcAAGAGAGTAGATATATATTActtgatttaattataagataatcgattatatataatttaatcaattatgattgtattttattaaagtatataatttactaaatttaaCTAACTATCACTAGAtatgattaaattgaatttgattAGATGAAATGATCCATTAGAGATGATTAAATTTATTACCAATATCTAAaccaattgaattttttaaataagataattgattaaatattatttaattaagtatcACTATCtcttattatatttgaatttaattacataaaatatgatttaatttcttttcaaataattaaattgaatttgttggatgattgaaataattgactaaaatattatttgattaatctttgctatatttattatatcgaattttattatataagataatatgattaaatttgtttttatatttattaaaaggatGCGGgataatttaattagttatcCCACTCTATcttattaaattgaaattgattAAATAAGAAATCACTTGTTCTTAAATCCATTTTAGGAGGTGTGAATATGATATAATATCTCTATATCTGATTAAATTGAACGTGTTAGATaagataaacaataaaatataattttattaattatcaccatatctaattaaatttaacttctcacataaaatatgatattattattttttaaattcataaagaGGTGTGAGAAgttataaataagaatgttgATGTGATATGGTTGTACAACCATTGTAAGAATTGAGAGAGTGATTACCCATTATCGATCAAAACTTCGTAAAGGCATGTTTGGTGAGCAAGAGAAGACTCCTAGATTTCAAAAAGCACGTTTTCTAACGGTAAATTTCCAAACTCTTAATTAGATAATATGTTTTTCTGCTTAAAGGTGAAAATCTGGGTTCTGATGAAAAATGTTCTGTTTAgactttactttttaattttgttttttctaaatacACTTATTTCTTCTATTAAAAATGATGTATTTGCCTACCTCtatcctctctttttttttttctttttttcattcgTTTTCTTGTTTTCGAAATACTTTCCAAAGATTTTAGACTAAAATATGCTCTagagagtttttctttttaaatgtcaaaataaaaaaagtagttCAACTGGTGCATtccataatgaaaaataaaaatagtcttATGGAAAAATACTTTTTGGATCATTCTCGTTGTATATTGGAAATTCTTTCtggatttattttaatctttggtAGGGCCAGTTTAAGTATAAACAGGTAAAACATTtgttttagatttaaaaaaatctcaattttttttaatattaatatttctttattaaattaattataaaattaagttggAGAAAAATGTCTCAAAATATTCTTTTAGtactaatatatttattaaattaattataaaattacgtttaaaaaaatatactaatatacttatatcaaattaattataaatttatgtttgaaaataaaattcaattaaaaaattattagtgtttactaatttttattggtattaaaaatatttaattttcttcaataaattataattttggtcagaaaaaatataataattaattatctttattctcttataatcaattttgattttatttgctTCTTTTATTCAGatgtgattttaattttgattttattttattctcttatctCTAAGtggtttcaattttaattgactttatttgcttttttttatctatatgtcattttaattttgattatattttcttattttatctctatcttttttagaaataaaaaattgggaGAGTTTGATTTCTGCGGAAGAAATCAAGAAATTAACCTacttttttgtattcttttatatacaataaattCGGATATTGATAAAATTCATCTGATTCTTCtttgtattataaaaaattagtatatttcGCTTCATTtagaattatataatatttctcattttgttaagttttcattttgatatataagatttttcattttaaaaaaggaGTTTTTTATGTCACGTTACAGAGGtgatttcaattttgattatatttattcttttatctctatgtgattttaattttgattgattttatttgcttttttttatctatgtgtcattttaattttgattctattttcttattttatctttatcttttttagaaataaaaaattggaagaGTTCGATCTCTACGGAAGAAATCAAGAAATTAACCTacttttttgtattcttttatatacaataaatttgGATATTGATAAAATTCATCTAATTCTTCtttgtattataaaaaattagtagATTTTGCTTCATTtagaattatataatatttctcatttcgtttagttttcattttgatttataagatttttcattttaaaaaagaagtttTTATGTCTTACATAGatgatttcaattttgattctatcttattcttttatctctatatgatttgaattttgattgattttatttgctttttttatctgtgtgattttagttttgattctattttcttattttatctttatgtgattttaattttgattctatttttttatttttatctctatgtGATTTCaatgttgattttattttcttttttcatctcCATGtgacttcaaatttttttcttttatctctatGTGACTTggattttaatcatattttcttattttatctttatatgatttcaattttgattctattttctttttttatctttatgtgacttcaattttgttcttttatctCTGTGTGACCTggattttaatcatattttcttcttttatctctgatttcaactttaattttattttagtcttttatctttgtatGACTTCTCGTCTGCTTTGTTGGTTCCACTACTTGTTTgtccttcttttcttttattctagAGTTATTCTTTTTTAGAGTTTTGACAAATTTAATTCTTTGAATCTCATACTTCCCTTGTGTACCAATCTTTTTATTCTCATTTacgattaatattttttttctatttgtgttgaTATTGTTTTTACTCTAGTTTTTGAATTTGTATTAGGATTATAGATGTGTTTTTTTTGTCCGATTTTGTTTAGGAATTGGGGTTTAGGATTCTAGTTGACATGaacaataacttttttaattgtttatattaatgATGAATCTCAAAATAAACTTTACAGGTTTACGAAAGTTGAGacttgagaaagaaaaagagaattgAGACTTTAAGATACTATGAGTCTACGATCAATTTTCTTAACAACCATCACGAGGTtagattttattgttttaactcattatatatatatatatatatatatatatatatatatatatatatatattagtagtgttttatatattataattttttatttcatatcaaa from Vigna unguiculata cultivar IT97K-499-35 chromosome 8, ASM411807v1, whole genome shotgun sequence encodes:
- the LOC114193794 gene encoding pentatricopeptide repeat-containing protein At1g14470; the encoded protein is MSTLNKKNIAGKVADLHQLRQLHAQLVLHSHHHRNHWVALLLTECTRLLAPSNYTYHIFHLATYPNAHVFTCMLRYYSQISATTEVTSFFKHIRYYDIKPDASFYLVLIKSAGKASALLHAHLLKLGHCRDHHVRNAIMVTYAKSGHIEVARKLFDEMLDRTVADWNVMISGYWNCGNGDEASRLFRTMGESERNVITWTAMVTGHAKMGNLKVARRYFEKMPERSVVSWNAMLSGYTRSGAAQETVRLFNEMLSSGNEPDETTWVIVLSSCSLLGDPCLAESIVEKLGKMKFRSNYFVKTALLDMHAKCGNLEEAQKIFDQLGLCKNSVTWNVMICAYARVGNLSMARELFNKMPERNTVSWNSMIGGYAQNGESLKAIELFKEMIWSKDSKPDEVTMVIVFSACGHLGRLGLGNWAVSILNENHIKLSISGYNSLIFMYLRCGDLEDARIVFQKMENRDLVSYNTLISGLAAHGHGTESIKLMSKMKEDGIEPDRITYIGVLTACSHAGLLEEGWEVFESIKVPDVDHYACMIDMLGRVGKLEEAMKLIQRMPMEPHAGIYGSLLNATSIHKQVELGELAADKLFKVEPHNSGNYVLLSNIYALAGRWKDVDKVRDNMRKQGVKKTTARSWVEHSS